Sequence from the Lepidochelys kempii isolate rLepKem1 chromosome 7, rLepKem1.hap2, whole genome shotgun sequence genome:
GAAAGCCGCTCTGGATTGTGACCCTTGACCTGTGTGTCGAACTGCTCCCTAGACAATGAAGTTAGGATGGCTAGTGGTGGACGAGAAAATCTAGGCTGTCACTGCAAGAAGATGGCTGTTCCGGCTTCCTTCGGGAGGCTGGGGTGCAAATGCCCAATGATCGCAGCAGGTATCTGGAACCATCCAGGGAATGTAGAACATCGTAGTACAGGGGCTAAATATCTCTTGAACAGACGCTCTGAAATGGTGTTCTGCAACTCCTTTGGGACACTTGGTGCTTGTAGCCATGTGGTGACTGCCACAGCCATGGATCTAGCTGCATATCCAAAGCAGCTGCTTGGAGAGATGTTTGCACCAGTGACAGATGTTATTGCCTTTAGATACTGTCTATCCTCTTAAAGTCTACTGATAAAGGGAGCTACTTTCTCCTAAGTTAGAGTCCAACTCAGAACAGTGCTTGGTAATTTGCTATCTGTACGTGGGGCAAGGCAGAGGAATAAGCTTTTCTACCCCAGAGAGGTCATATCTCCTATCCAGGGTTTTGTCTTTCAGAGTAGACATCAGTGGACCacattgtctgtctctctccttccaaGACCACCAGGGATCCAGGGACCAGGAGGGAGTAGAACTTCTCAGCTCCCTTCTGCAGAACTTGATCTCTCTTTTCTCTGTTTGCTTTGAAGTTCGGGTGATGGTACCCAGGGGCTTCCAGAGATCTGTGGCTGGCTCCACTGTGCCCTTCCCAACTGGCATCACCATCCTGCCCAGAGCAGAGTTGTCGAATAGTCTGGGGAATGAGGGGTCTTGGATCATTGAGGTCTCAGTTTCTAGGGCATCAGAGTCTGAGTAGTCTGCTCCTGAAATACTCTGTAGGCATCCAGAGCAGAGACCGCTGCATCAAGTGAGACAAGGAGGGATCTATAGGAGAGGTTGGGGACACTGCTCCTCAGTTTCAGgacctgtctctccctcctctgCAGGATGTTCTTCCTCATCTCTAACCCTTCAAGCGTCTCACGGCCAAGGGATCTGGGTCGTGTCTCAAGGAGGCCTTGTAGTCAAAGCTGCAGGAAAGTGGAACATTCTCTGCTTGCCAGTGTGCTAGAGGGAGAGCCACTTCTGGAGGATTTTCAGAGCAGAGCCGAGTACTGCCACAGTGGAGAGCTGTAAGAGTGGGGCTGGTCAGACCATTGCCATGGAGGTGGGTGCCAGAGAACAGACCAGCGCTCTGGTACTCACTGGAGAGGAACCCTTCTCAGAGCCCGGTATATGGGCAGGAGGAAGTGGTGAggtctggagagggagaggagattTCCTGTGACAACAGCATGACCTCTTGGCCGGTGTGTCAGTACAGCTGTTGAAGACTGTTCTGTGTGTAGCATCCTTGGGACCAGAGGAGTAGCAACTCCCAACGCCAGAAACTGTTGGAGTCTATCAGTGGTGCCGACAGTTCCAGTGCCGACAAATCTGTCATTTTAGTACCACACACGGGTGCTGGACCACTCGATTCCTTGTCACTTGCCCCTGGATTCTGAGAGGGAGGGAACCGAAGGCCAAGGACTTTTCTTAGGCCTCTCGGTACCTCCTGGTTCAGGGAAGGTAGATTGGTGCCTGGAGCCATGTGTGGTCTGGTGTTCTGGGCAATTCTGCCTCAGAGGGGAGGACATAGAACCAGTCGTCAGCACTGGAACAGCCAGTGATGCCAAGCTGACTTTTGgcagctgtggctggcccattGGTACCATTTCAGATTCCCCCCAACGGTACTGGTCTCAGGAGCTGCATCCCAGCTGCCAGCAGCACTGACTGCCAGGGACTTGAAGTGGAAGGTCTTGCGTGGAGCCTGATACCCGTTCTTTTGGGTTCAAAGCACCCCCAACTGCTCCAGAAGGAAGCATTTCAGCCAAGTGTCCATGATTGTCTTGTTGACAAGAAGGACCAGTAGAGTGCACCAACCAGATACAGGTCTCGCCTAGGCAGACAGTTAAGGGCCATGTCCATGGGAAAGGGGAACACACACAGGATGGAAAGCTTGAGGGCCTTCAATCCACAAAGCACCGAAGAAAAATAAGGAActtgggaggagtggggaggggatcgCTAAGAAAACTAAGGGAAAAAAGCATTTAAGGGATTAACGTGACCTATCTACCACTAGGAAACATGCCGAACGCAGCAGGCAGCCACAGCCTGGCTCCATCTCACTGCCAGGGGCAGCAAGAGGAACTGAGGGACGGTTGCATCCACTCTGCCCTTTATGCCAGGGGCATGCAGATGCACCTAGAGTGGGATCCTCAGACAAGCACTCAAAGACAGTGGAGCAACAGCCCTGTTCAAGTGGAGAGCAGTGCTGTCCGGTCAATGGGGTCTGAGGAGTTACCCCATCCCCAGGGGGAAAGGGCTGGTGTGGGGCATGGGGAGCCAGGCAGGTGTGGGGCTGCAAGCCTCAGTCCTCCCAAGCTGGGCTCTCCCTGCTGTGCCTAGAGCTCTGTGCCCAAGACCCTTACCCAGCTCCTTGACGATGGTGGCCAGCGGCAGCCGCACCAGGGGGTGAATCTTCAGGGGAGTCTTGGCTGCCTTGGGTAGCCGGATAGAGCCTACGGAGGGAAGCAGAGTGCGGGTGTGAGATGGGGGAGCCCATGAtgtcctccctcccagccctgcacacGTACACTCAGCCTTGATGGCGTTGGCATTGATAGGGGCATAGGGGCGCCGGGCAGCACGGCGTGGCTGCAGGATGTCGCGACACATGCGGCGGGCAATGCGGGTCAgcttggtggtctgtagcaggaAGGTCTGGCGGTTCTTGGCCAGCAGCTTGGCCCGGTTGGCGCTGGTTGTGTAGGGAGaaaggctctgggcttcaggcCTTGACATGTGGCCCCTGGAGTGCGGCTCCTGTGACACAGAAGGGTAGGTGGTCAGGGCCCAGCATGGGACACTGGGAgagcctgggggcagggacacaacCCAGCACAGGTGAGACAGAGGAGCCCAAGGCTCAGTGCTGGCAGTTCCCAGATCTCACCCTGTGGGGTATGCACCCCCCTCGGACCACAAGAAATGAGGGCCTCCTCAGTGTAGCCTAacacctctgccccccacacccagcccccaatGCAGGCATTAACCATGGATGGCTGCACCCATGCCCATCCACTCCAGCAGGCATTACCAAGGCACTGCATGCAGCAACCTGCATTCCTATGCCCCCAGGCAGGGATTGCCACAACACTGTCAGTGCCCTGCATGCCCAGCCCCTGGGAGGTGTTACCGTGGTGCCATGCCCATGCCTCTCAGCAGGCATTACCGTGGCGCTGCGGGCGGCTCCCTCCAGCTGCGTCGGGGTCTTCAGCCCCCCGTATTTCTTCCAGTAGATCCAGCAGGAGGCACAAAGGCGGCATTGCATGTTGGGCGGGCCCCAGGCATACCACTGTGCTGACTGGGTggctgagggagaggagagacTGCAGCATTAGGGGAAGGGGACTCCACAGCTGAGCAACCCGCTGGCAGGCAGGCCCAGGGACCCGTTCCCCTCTCCTGGGACAAGATCCATGGCAGCAGTCAGGGCCCTCCATCCCCAGGACTGGGcagagacacccccaccccttggagCCCCACATCAGCACTCACTGTGGCAGCTCTCGCAGGTCAGCCCCTTCTGGAAGCCAGCCCCGTTCATGCCAGGCTTGGAGCCCACCGAGATGATCTGATTGGGGTTAGGTTTAGTGCTGCCAGGGGAGAAGAGACGATGTCACACCCAACTCcatctccagccccccccccacctagggggagggcaggtggcctGCTCTCCACAGCACATGGGACAGGCCCCTTTTATCCCAGCCCCCCACTAGAAGGGGACatagcccctcccccaggcctagcCTCTGGTCCTAACTCCTCCACATGCtcacactgggggcagggggtgacccccctctcccccatgctcACACTCAGTTgaggtgacccccccccccgccatacTTACTAGGTAGGGATGTAGACCTGCTTCAGTTTGCTGTCAGCTTCAGCTGCCTTCAACCTTTTCTGCAAACAGAGACACAGCCTAAGCAGGGGAGGAAACAGGGCCCCATCACTCGCCTCCAGCAGGAGCAAGGcacagccccagagcccccccacctccagggcCTAGCTCACCTGCTGGATGTAGCGGTCGGTGGTTTTCCACATGTAGTAGAACTGCACGATGCTGGCCAGGGACTTCCAGGGCAGCTGCAAGGGCCACAGAGGTGGTCAGACAGCACCAGGAaagccccacacacccagcccctggaggcatggggtgggagggagacagCAGTGCCACAGCACCCCCCGCACACCCGAGCCAGTGCAGGATCAAtctccagggctcccagcccctctcctgggTTCATATCCCCCCCAAGATGGAGCAGTCCAGTGCGGGTGCCTGGGAGGTTCTTACAACCCCCACAAAGGAGGGACTTAGAGCTGGTCCCAGGCggatccctccccccatccccactcacAAAGTCCTGTCGGATGTCATTGAAGTCCTTGCCGTACTTCTCCAGCGCCTCCTCAAAGAGCATGGCCTCTGAGGCTGACCACTCCTCCATCTCGTCACGGCACAACACTGGGCCCCCCTGGGGCACAAGCGTCGACATGGCCTTGGCCAGGTCATAGCCATTCCGCTGCAGCGTGTCCATGGCGTGGAACTGCAGGGAAGGGGCCTGTCAGCAGGCTGTTGCTCCTTGCTGCTGGGAGTCACACGAGGCCCGGAGCCACCACCCCAGCACCCCATGAGAGGAGTGCAATGTTCCCCAGGGGTTACGTCTCTCAACCCTCTGGGCAGGGGGCAACCCAAGCCCCCCAGCTTTGAGTCAGGAGGGTTGAGGCAGCTCCAGAAGCCCCCGTAACATCCAGTGAGTCACCTGGGGCTGTAGGGGCCCCGCCAGCAGCCAGTGGGGATAGGGACACCCCACAAATGGACTATAGAACTCAGACAACACACagcctgttccctgccccccatctccctcTCACCAGCGTAATATCCCGGGAGGCGGCGGCTGCACTCATGTGCAGACTGGGCTGCCGGATGGAACTGCTGCAATCCAGAGCTCGAGCAAAGGTCCCGACGGCCCTGGGGAGGGACACAGGTTAGCAACGACCCAGAGCCCAAGGAGGCCCCACGTGAaccaagagacccccacccccccagtctcACCGAGCCACCACCAAGAATTGGTCGATCTGCCGGTCAGTCAGTGGGTTGTCGGGGTCCCAGACCTTCATCTCCATCTTCTGCTGGTTCCGATTGTCCGACTCGCCTGTGGGGAGGGGCCAGTCAGAAAAGACGATGCTGcatctcttcccccctccaccctgagAGGGGGCAGGCAAGGCACACAGCTCCCCTAGGGCATTGAGGACCTCCCCCCCCGGGTCGCGGCTCCCCCAAAGAGCAAGGCTGACTTCCCCCAGGGGCACAGATCAGTCCAGGAGACACCCTTTCCCATCACCTTCAGCCAGCCGGTCAGGGATCTCAGCTTGGTACTTGCAGCCGACCCGGATCTCCCCCTGGTCGGCCAGAAGCGTCTTCTGGACAGGGTCAAAGACCAGCGAGTAGAAGAAGcagtcctgggggaggggcagaggggtgaggCAGGGCACCCCAGCAGACTGGcctcccccaaccctgccccacccagaaACAGCTCTTCCCATCCCTCACAAGAGAGAGCTCTGCCCTGGTTTCAACCCttctcacctgcagccaggccagggggcaagtcctccttcctccctgcccccaatccctGACCAGTTCCAGGGGGCTGATCGCAGCCCCTCAACCCATGCAGGCCAAGCCCCTCCACAGGCCCAGCTCCTCACCTCCTTCTCCAGGTACTGGCTGAGGATGTCAGTCTCATTGAGCAGCGTGACGCTGCATTTCCCCCTGCAGGGACCAAGCATAGGGCACATCACAGGCTGGCCCCATGGCTCCCCATGCCCCGGATTGGGGCCCTGAGGGATCCCCACATCCCGCcggacccagcagcagcagcacagagccagccccaaagagctgctGCTCCGGGCTCACACCCTTCCCTGTGCAGCGGGCCTGGTGCTGGGCTTCCCCAGAGGGCACAGAGTCGGGAGATGGCAACAGGGAGGCACAAAATCCAGGATAAGGCCCCCCAGGCCAAGGAAGGCCCCTCCCTCAGAAGAGCCCTAgcccctgtgcccagcccccacGCACCGTATGTGGGTGGCTGGCAGTGACTCAAACTGGCGCGACAGGAAGAGCTCGCGATGCTTCAGCTGGTGCCGCTGCTGCTCGGACACCCCCGGCTGCTTCGACTCCTCCTCAAACTCGCCTGTGGCAGGACACGAGGGTCAGGGGCTCCCAGCCTCACCACCTACCCCCCCGACAgagagcccccagccccaccaccgtCCCCTGACAGAGAGCTCCcacagagcccccagccccaccaccgtCCCCTGACAGAGCGCCCCCACAGAGCCCCCAGATACCCCTTCCCCGATGGAGAGCCCCCAACCTCACCACTTCCCCCCCGACAGAGAGCTCCcacagagcccccagccccaccactgtcTCAGGAGCAAAGCCCTGCTGCTCCCATCACCCACTCTatcccccaggagcagagagtaCTGCCCTACCCCCGCATTCAGCCCCCAGGCTGAATCCTCCCCTTCCTACCACCTCCACAGCTTCACAGCACACCACCCTGCCAAGAACAGGGCAACCCCCAGGATTaactgtcccctccctgcccgggAGCACCCATAACTCCCCCTGGAGCAGAGCACCTGCCTGGGGTTAACCCTTCCTGTGCTGAAAAGCAGAGTGTCATGTCCCCCCCCAATAACCCCAGGAACACAGCGCGGCCTTAGGTTAACCCCCGCCCACTGCCCAAGAGCAGAATGCACCCCCCCCAAGAACCCTCCCCCCAGCAAAGCACGCTGCCCCCCTATCCTCAGAGGCccatcccccactccccacagcaggAAGTGGCCAAGCTGCACCACCGCCAAAAAGCTCATTGTTCTCCCAGCCCCACTGTCTCCAGCACTTGGCAGCAGCCCAGTGGGGGACGGCACTGATTCCACCCCTGCTCATGTGTTCAGGaagccctgtggggtgggggcagggtaggTGGGGGCAGCCCCCTGGGACCCAGTCCCACTCCTCACCTACCCCACTGGGGCAGAGTCAAGGGTGGCCCCCACTGAACAGGCCCGGAAACCCCAAGCCCAGGCGAGCAGCTAGCACAGGCCCCAACCGGAAGAGCTCCCACGGCCTGTTAACCCTGCACTGCCCATGGCCTCCATGTTGCACCAGCCTCATACATGAGGCGCTAGGGAGAGCTGGGCAAGTTCCACCCCCGGCACCTCTCACTCCAGACCCACAGTCCTCTGCTatggcagcccctcccccacagctctgctggtgcccctcactcccaatctgc
This genomic interval carries:
- the MTA2 gene encoding metastasis-associated protein MTA2 isoform X3; translated protein: MAANMYRVGDYVYFENSSSNPYLVRRIEELNKTANGNVEAKVVCLFRRRDISSSLNSLADSNAREFEEESKQPGVSEQQRHQLKHRELFLSRQFESLPATHIRGKCSVTLLNETDILSQYLEKEDCFFYSLVFDPVQKTLLADQGEIRVGCKYQAEIPDRLAEGESDNRNQQKMEMKVWDPDNPLTDRQIDQFLVVARAVGTFARALDCSSSIRQPSLHMSAAAASRDITLFHAMDTLQRNGYDLAKAMSTLVPQGGPVLCRDEMEEWSASEAMLFEEALEKYGKDFNDIRQDFKRLKAAEADSKLKQVYIPTYTKPNPNQIISVGSKPGMNGAGFQKGLTCESCHTTQSAQWYAWGPPNMQCRLCASCWIYWKKYGGLKTPTQLEGAARSATEPHSRGHMSRPEAQSLSPYTTSANRAKLLAKNRQTFLLQTTKLTRIARRMCRDILQPRRAARRPYAPINANAIKAECSIRLPKAAKTPLKIHPLVRLPLATIVKELAAQAPLKPKTPRGTKTPINRNQMSQNRGLAGIVGKRAYDSVAGSGVPFSANGRPMTSGMRSSAQPAVKRQKLNPADAPNPVVFVATKDTRALRKALTHLEMRRAARRPNLPLKVKPALPIRPVVAPLVPGPPAHPASTSEPIILED
- the MTA2 gene encoding metastasis-associated protein MTA2 isoform X1, whose amino-acid sequence is MAANMYRVGDYVYFENSSSNPYLVRRIEELNKTANGNVEAKVVCLFRRRDISSSLNSLADSNAREFEEESKQPGVSEQQRHQLKHRELFLSRQFESLPATHIRGKCSVTLLNETDILSQYLEKEDCFFYSLVFDPVQKTLLADQGEIRVGCKYQAEIPDRLAEGESDNRNQQKMEMKVWDPDNPLTDRQIDQFLVVARAVGTFARALDCSSSIRQPSLHMSAAAASRDITLFHAMDTLQRNGYDLAKAMSTLVPQGGPVLCRDEMEEWSASEAMLFEEALEKYGKDFNDIRQDFLPWKSLASIVQFYYMWKTTDRYIQQKRLKAAEADSKLKQVYIPTYTKPNPNQIISVGSKPGMNGAGFQKGLTCESCHTTQSAQWYAWGPPNMQCRLCASCWIYWKKYGGLKTPTQLEGAARSATEPHSRGHMSRPEAQSLSPYTTSANRAKLLAKNRQTFLLQTTKLTRIARRMCRDILQPRRAARRPYAPINANAIKAECTCAGLGGRTSWAPPSHTRTLLPSVGSIRLPKAAKTPLKIHPLVRLPLATIVKELAAQAPLKPKTPRGTKTPINRNQMSQNRGLAGIVGKRAYDSVAGSGVPFSANGRPMTSGMRSSAQPAVKRQKLNPADAPNPVVFVATKDTRALRKALTHLEMRRAARRPNLPLKVKPALPIRPVVAPLVPGPPAHPASTSEPIILED
- the MTA2 gene encoding metastasis-associated protein MTA2 isoform X2, coding for MAANMYRVGDYVYFENSSSNPYLVRRIEELNKTANGNVEAKVVCLFRRRDISSSLNSLADSNAREFEEESKQPGVSEQQRHQLKHRELFLSRQFESLPATHIRGKCSVTLLNETDILSQYLEKEDCFFYSLVFDPVQKTLLADQGEIRVGCKYQAEIPDRLAEGESDNRNQQKMEMKVWDPDNPLTDRQIDQFLVVARAVGTFARALDCSSSIRQPSLHMSAAAASRDITLFHAMDTLQRNGYDLAKAMSTLVPQGGPVLCRDEMEEWSASEAMLFEEALEKYGKDFNDIRQDFLPWKSLASIVQFYYMWKTTDRYIQQKRLKAAEADSKLKQVYIPTYTKPNPNQIISVGSKPGMNGAGFQKGLTCESCHTTQSAQWYAWGPPNMQCRLCASCWIYWKKYGGLKTPTQLEGAARSATEPHSRGHMSRPEAQSLSPYTTSANRAKLLAKNRQTFLLQTTKLTRIARRMCRDILQPRRAARRPYAPINANAIKAECSIRLPKAAKTPLKIHPLVRLPLATIVKELAAQAPLKPKTPRGTKTPINRNQMSQNRGLAGIVGKRAYDSVAGSGVPFSANGRPMTSGMRSSAQPAVKRQKLNPADAPNPVVFVATKDTRALRKALTHLEMRRAARRPNLPLKVKPALPIRPVVAPLVPGPPAHPASTSEPIILED
- the MTA2 gene encoding metastasis-associated protein MTA2 isoform X4, with amino-acid sequence MAANMYRVGDYVYFENSSSNPYLVRRIEELNKTANGNVEAKVVCLFRRRDISSSLNSLADSNAREFEEESKQPGVSEQQRHQLKHRELFLSRQFESLPATHIRGKCSVTLLNETDILSQYLEKEDCFFYSLVFDPVQKTLLADQGEIRVGCKYQAEIPDRLAEGESDNRNQQKMEMKVWDPDNPLTDRQIDQFLVVARAVGTFARALDCSSSIRQPSLHMSAAAASRDITLFHAMDTLQRNGYDLAKAMSTLVPQGGPVLCRDEMEEWSASEAMLFEEALEKYGKDFNDIRQDFLPWKSLASIVQFYYMWKTTDRYIQQKRLKAAEADSKLKQVYIPTYTKPNPNQIISVGSKPGMNGAGFQKGLTCESCHTTQSAQWYAWGPPNMQCRLCASCWIYWKKYGGLKTPTQLEGAARSATEPHSRGHMSRPEAQSLSPYTTSANRAKLLAKNRQTFLLQTTKLTRIARRMCRDILQPRRAARRPYAPINANAIKAECSIRLPKAAKTPLKIHPLVRLPLATIVKELAAQAPLKPKTPRGTKTPINRNQMSQNRGLAGIVGKRAYDSGPAQGSHPPGDAPSCP